Genomic segment of Pochonia chlamydosporia 170 chromosome 1, whole genome shotgun sequence:
TTGTCTCCCTGGGTCCTACAAACTTCAGTTGGAAGCCCCCGTTGAGGAGCGGGCTAGAGCTAACCTTGATCCCATGGACACTCGTAGGTGTTTGATAATATTGGCACTGCCGTTCGATTCGTACGAGAAGTGCGAGACGGTCCGGCACTTCTTCTTCACGCACAGGCGGCACACCCAGCGAagcttcttgctgttgctctTGAGCCTCATGCGAAACCCCTTCACCCACCACCAGGCAACCTTGGTGCCATGAGTCCTCGGAGGCGTGGCCGCTCGAAGCTCGTCGTTAAAGAGCTCAAACGGGAACGTAGCTATTTCGCCGGGGGTGGGATTCTCATCCAGTTTGAGCGTCTTTCTTGGCGGGGTCTGGAGCGTTGAACCCGACAAGGACGACCGAGTAGAGAACCTTGACGGGCAAGGAGACGAATGCAGCATTAACGATGTTTCAGAGTCTGTCTTGCCCAGGACATTGTCCTCGGAATCTGTATCCATCGTGTTGGCTGCTAGGAAACAAGGCTGCCAGAGCCCGTTGGCGAAAGAACAGAATGGCTTCCGCAGCGTGACGCACGGCAACATTTGATGCCCAGAGCCAAAGGTTTACATCCTTCGCCTCCATTTTATCGGTCACGACAACGCAACCTTTCCTGGCGGCCTGCACTGATACATGACGCGGTGACAACTGCCACATGATACGAGGCGTTGTGTACAAATAGAGTGGCCATCTAACAAGGTGTTTGGTCAGGTAGCGTTGCGCCAAAATGAGAGCCGCGACGTTAAGAAATACTTATCACACTATAGCTCATAGGCTATGGACCCAGGTAGATTTCACCATCGGCATATAGGGTAGCAAAGACAATGTACCATACTATTAGTGAGCTAGTCAATTATCAACAATCGCGCCAGTATTCGTGTAAAAAGTAGCATTCACTAGGCTAGTGTATTATCAACAAATGTCATTGCCGGAAACTTACGTTTGGTATTAATTACTTCTACATAGTGACGTGTTGCGAAGTTTATTGTCTCTTTCCGCTCAGGCACTCAGAGCTGCCGGTACTAATTGCACCCAGATTTGGCTGATGAGAAGCCCCAACCTCGAGCTCTAAAAACATGCTAAGCCTGGGTTTCTTGGAAGCTGCCGGTCCCTCAAGTGTTTCTCTACTCTTCGCTATTACATATTATATTACTTTACTTGGGTTGCCAGGTCCTCAGTACTTACACACAGCTCAAAATTTAACGCTAGTTGTAAGTACCAGCGACTTTGCAGATCCCCCACAGACCACCTCGCGCCAGGCTTGACGTTAAACACCCCACCAGTTCAGCCCTACTTGAACTTGCCAAGGACGACCTCTTGAGTCTACGTTCTGGTTCCAACGCCAGATTGACACGAGCTGAACGCGAAGCTTGGGCGTGTAGGAGTGTTGTGAACAGGGGGCTGTCGCAGTTTGGCTTAATATGACAGTCGTCACGGACGATTTATTGGCTGCCAGTCAGTGGTGGCGGCTCCAAGGATCCCACCTTGACCTGGAGAACGGAACCAGTTGGATGCAGTTGGATCCCAACCCAATCAACGGGACCTCTAaattggttggttggcaaggacGAGGAATTTGGTCTCAGTTGGGTTGGACCTCAGTTGGAGCATCCAACGGCTCCAACCGTTGGAAACAGTTGGTTGATTACGCACTCTGCCATACCGTACGCTGGCCGAGGGGCTGTATTTGCTGTACCCGGCCTCAAGTTGAAGATCAAGGCAATCGCTCAGGCGAAGCCAGTCTATGTCGCAGTTATTAATATACCTTGGGAATTTGAATCTTACTTGCATACAGTCTCGATGTTGCCGTCACTATTCTGCACAAAGCTATTAATTTACATCCTTCCTTTCCCCAGCTTTTCACAGATATAGTTCAGGAATAAATACGATACTCCGGGAAGAGGAATTGTTCGCTTGAACTAGCGAAGGAGAAAGTGAACAACGACGGTACTTCCCATGTCGTGGATGAAACATCAGCTTTAATGTATGGATTTTGGTGTAAACATTTGGACGCTCAATCTCCTATTCTCATTCTATGCCTCGACCAGAAAGGGTACATCGACCTCCAAAAGATCGAAGCCCAGGGAACCAACTAGCGAAGTCCAAGACCACTTACAAATATCCTTGATATCGGTCCTTGATATCGGCCCTTGAATTTGTGTTTGTGAGAATCGAACTGGCAAAAAGCAAGGCATCAGATAATCTCTCCCCGACAAAGCAACTAGTACACCAAAATCTCTTCATCTTTTCCTCCCCCGTCCCTCCATTTTTTAAGCACCTTCTTCATATCCGCCGCGATATTCTGAGCATAGTCAGGCCCAGCGGCCCCAGCAGGCAAATCCGCTGGGTTCCCCCTCACCCAAGCAACAGGTTCTTTAGCAACACCCGCGAATTTCTTCTTAAGCTCTTCAACCTGCTGAGGCTCATAGCCGCGACCGAAGATTACCGCGCGAGGAGGCCGGCTGTAATCGTGGGTTCCGATCTCATTGGGGCTCCGAGACTGAGGTTCGCGACCTGCAAGCAGCTGCGGGAGCTCAGCCTCTGCAGCCTCATATGACAGGATGAAGTGGATGACTGAGGAGCATTAGCACCATACTTTGTTTATTTCAGGAATGTATATCAAGAACCTTCATATTCAGGCAGCACGTGCTGGGAGATTGATTTCCCCATCGCGGGTATTCTGCCGCAGGCAACTACTGGCATCGGCTGAGTGAATGAAGACATGTTGCGAGAGCTGTACGCTGCGGATGAAGGTATTTTGGAgcaatggagatggagaattATGGAGTAAGCTGAGGTCGATGATTCGATTTATATTCCTCGTTGCGGCGCGCTCGGTCTTGATGATCAGTTGATGACGTTCGGACGGAGCATGAGAGCCCGTTATCTCCTTCCAGCCAATTTCAAAGCCATAAACTTTGGGCGCAGTTCGGGCCAATCGTGGCGACCCACCGATTATTCGATTATTCAACAGTCCCGACGCCCCGACCCCGATGAGTAAAGCAACGCCGTCACGTCCTTTTCGCGTTCTCAGATTATCCATTACATCACAGCATGTCTTCAAGATAGAAAGGAGGCCTCAAAAGCAATACACCATGGTGGAAGCAATGACTGACGCGCACGCGCCTCGCAAGAGGGGCCGGCCACGAAATGCGACGGACGATCAGCAAGCTCCCGAGGTGGGCACATCCCGAGCAACTACAGAGCAAGTTGGAACTGACTCAAGGAATCCAGAGACGTCGAAGGCAGCTTCGCGTCGCGCAACAAGCATATCGCAAGAGAAAAGAGACCACGATCGTCAATCTGCAATCTCGCATACGGGAACTCGAGTCGGGCATCGAAGAGCTCAGCGAGTCGTTCCTTTCCTTCAGTAATCTTCTGTTCGAGGCTGGGATTCTTCAAAATCAGCCTCGTGTCACATCTGCTCTGCAAAAAATTACACAGCAATGCGTGTCGCTTGCCAAAAGGGGCTGCGACGAGGCCGGACAACCTGCAGCCCCGGCGGACGTATCGCCATCGACGTCTCCCACGCTTAGCGACACACAAGATTTAATCTCAAATTACAAACCGCTCATAACTCAACTTGATTCATTGCCAATAATCGGTGATGTTTTCCAGTCCTCGCCGGACCTCGCGGCTCAATGGCCTGGACTATCACAACTACCCCCCACGCCACCCTTCCAAGAACAGGCAATTCTGCCGTTCGGAATAGCCTTGTCGTCTCCGAATATCcccttctcatccatccCTAGTCCCGCCATGAATTTCCCGACCATAGTATCGCCCGACAATCTCTTAAAGCAAGGGCGCTGGACACTCTCACACCTTCTAGTCCGACAATGCTGCGAGACTGGATACTATCTATTAACAAGCTTATCTGGAGACGATCCAAGGGTCAAAGCAATCTTCGGCAAACGATTGGCCATCGACGAGCGCAACTGCTTGATCTCCGGATTCGTTGCCGTCATGCACGACGAAATAGGAGACACGATCGAGTTGAGGACAAAAGTTCTCAATTCAAGGAGGAACAGCTACTCGCCTGAACGACTCGCCGTTTCCTCTCGAACGTGGCAAATTGTCAATGAATCGGGTGCTGATGAGTGGATGGATGCTAGTGGTGTGCAAAGGCTGCTACAGCAGCGAGGGATTCGTATTCAGGACCCGAGCTCGGCCCTCTCCAGTCCCCGGTTCAATTCAGCTCCGCAGCTCAACGCAGCGAGCTTCATTAAATGTGAGTAATGCCGAGATCAATGGttctttttgtcttcttgTCCGTGCATTTACTGACCTTGTCGTAGATCTTTCCCTCTGCCCTATCTGTCTCGGTCGCGGACCAGCGTTCCGAAAGCGCGATGTTGAGAATGCCATTCGCCTTGCAACTCTTGATGATCCTTGGGCGTTTAACCCTGTGTGCGAAACACCATGAACTATGTATAATAAAAATAATTGCCTACAATAGATATAATCTCCGCATACTTTGCATGATGCGACGATTAGAAACAGGATCCCGCTGTGGAGTTGAGGATATCCTTCCAGTGCATATGTTCCCTATGTCCGCGAAATTTCTTTAAAAAAAGCGCCGTTTGCATCCCGGCCCTTCATTTCGACTGTCACTTTAGCGTCTAGGGGCTGGCCTTTGAAATCCAGGGCCGGACTCCGAGTTCACCTATATTTTCCATTTACATTTTCTCCTTTTTTGCGTCACACAAATGCGCAGGCACATTTCTAGTCACGTCGACGCCAAATAGAGACTCTGTCATGGATCACACCTTTCTTATCCTTGCCCACAGTGTGCGTGCGCTCTGGCTGCCAGTACGCCACTCTCTCCAGGCCCGCCTCGCTGGGCTCTAGCAACGGGTCCGCATCGACAAGACCCTTGTCGTTGTAGGAGATCTTCTCACCGGGGTGGCTCAGATGCTCCATGTAGGCCTCGGAGGGAGAGGCAAACGGAGGGCCGGGGGCCAAGGGGTCCTTATTACGAGGAGATTCCAGACAGATCAGATTGCCTGCAGGTAAGGAAGCAAGGAGCTCGGTGTGTCGGAGAGCCCATTTAGGACGGAGCTCTGGGTTCAGAGCACAGAAGAACTAGATGGTTGTTAGAAGGAAAGTCCAGAAAGACCAGAAGGATCTAGGGTGGGTTGGAAATGGCACATCAAAATTCTAAAGACAGAGTGAAGCATCTTGCAGGTCCCTCTGTAGGACGCAGAGCACAAGTGGAGAGAAAATAATAGCAATGACGGAACGGAGCCGAACAGCGGCAGTGAGTATACATACCGTGTAATCATAAATGACCTCGAATCCATTTCGAGGTACTCCAATTTCCTTCAACCAGGTATCATCAAAGAAATCCCCCTGGACGAAAGTGGCTTTCCCTCTCCCAACTTTCTCATCTCGCAG
This window contains:
- a CDS encoding bZIP transcription factor, bZIP-1 (similar to Metarhizium robertsii ARSEF 23 XP_007817077.1), which encodes MVEAMTDAHAPRKRGRPRNATDDQQAPERRRRQLRVAQQAYRKRKETTIVNLQSRIRELESGIEELSESFLSFSNLLFEAGILQNQPRVTSALQKITQQCVSLAKRGCDEAGQPAAPADVSPSTSPTLSDTQDLISNYKPLITQLDSLPIIGDVFQSSPDLAAQWPGLSQLPPTPPFQEQAILPFGIALSSPNIPFSSIPSPAMNFPTIVSPDNLLKQGRWTLSHLLVRQCCETGYYLLTSLSGDDPRVKAIFGKRLAIDERNCLISGFVAVMHDEIGDTIELRTKVLNSRRNSYSPERLAVSSRTWQIVNESGADEWMDASGVQRLLQQRGIRIQDPSSALSSPRFNSAPQLNAASFIKYLSLCPICLGRGPAFRKRDVENAIRLATLDDPWAFNPVCETP
- a CDS encoding thiol methyltransferase (similar to Aspergillus niger CBS 513.88 XP_001388537.1) encodes the protein MTTPTNIDPKDIRAHWAKYQGDKYVEGWASLWDKCDTLPWDRGFPNPALEDTLVQRAGTIGGPIAQDGERRKALVPGCGRGVDVLLFASFGYDAYGLECSAAAVEACKKEEKENHSRYRLRDEKVGRGKATFVQGDFFDDTWLKEIGVPRNGFEVIYDYTFFCALNPELRPKWALRHTELLASLPAGNLICLESPRNKDPLAPGPPFASPSEAYMEHLSHPGEKISYNDKGLVDADPLLEPSEAGLERVAYWQPERTHTVGKDKKGVIHDRVSIWRRRD